From the genome of Oncorhynchus kisutch isolate 150728-3 unplaced genomic scaffold, Okis_V2 scaffold4050, whole genome shotgun sequence:
catttgattgacatgtaTATCACACCAATTGACTGGTTGTTCTGATATTGTTCACACAGTagaccatgttgagacattctctacatccagagagcaTCAGCAGGAAGATCACAGAGCAAAGATGTCTcaccactgcccacattgtgaggagattttcccatttctaccaaagctaaaaatacacacaggagaaaagctttactcctgctctgaatgtggaaagagtttctttCACCTGGGtaccttaaaacaacatgaacgtatacacaaaTTATACACAAAAGCACAAAAGCCAAactcctgctctgaatgtggAAAAAGCTTCAAAACATCAACATCACTAAAACTTcatcagagaatacacacaggagagaagccttactcctgctctgcatgtggggcgagtttctctcaACTGGGCAGCTTAAAAAaccatgaacgtatacacacaggagagaagccttactcatgttctgaatgtggaaaatgcttcaaaagATCAACATCACTAAaacttcatcagagaacacacacaggagagaagccttactcatgttctgaatgtggaaaatgcttcaaaagATCAACATCACTAAaacttcatcagagaacacacacaggagagaagccttactcctgctctgcaTGTGGGGCAAGTTTCTCTCAACTGGGCAGCTTAAAAAaccatgaacgtatacacacaggagagaagccttactcatgttctgaatgtggaaaatgcGTCATAACATCAACAtcactaaaagttcatcagagaacacacacaggagagaagccttactcatgttctgaatgtggaaaatgctacaaaacatcaacatcactaaaagttcatcagagaacacacacaggagagaagccttactcatgttctgaatgtggaaaatgcttcaaaacatcaaaatcactaaaagttcatcagagaacacacacaggagagaagccttactcatgttctgaatgtggaaaatgctacaaaacatcaacatcactaaaagttcatcagagaacacacacaggagagaagccttactcatgttctgaatgtggaaaatgcttcaaaacatcaacatcactaaaagttcatcagagaacacacacaagagagaagccttactcctgctctgactgtggaaagaggtTCTCTCTATTGGGTatcttaaaacaacatgaacgtatacacaaaGGAGATAAGCTTTACTCATGTTCTGTATGTgcaaaatgcttcaaaacatcaacatcactaaaagttcatcagagaacacacacaggagagaagccttactactgctctgaatgtggggcgagtttctctcaACAGGGCCACTTAAAAAAACATGGACATATACACAAAcgagagaagccttactactgCTCTGAATGTGGGAAGAAATTCTACAGATTGGGCCAATTAAAAAGACACCAATGTACACATAAAGGAGAGAAACCTCATCAGTTTTCTCAGACCAGCTAAGATTAGACACTCCACTTAATTATCATGTCATTAAATAATTGGCAATTGGATCAAATGAAGAAAGTGTAGAACACTATTGTAATCCTATTGTTTCTCACTGTGAGAGAACAATGCAGAGGAAAGGGAGTGTTATAGAATGTTAGCCTCTCTTTACTGATCAGTGTGCACCTTGTCAGTTTTGTTGTGTTTTGTTAGCTTCTACTGTAAAGATATTGAGATTACCTTGAATTTGCTTTTAGGGTTGAATATCCTCTGTGAGACGTCTCACAATGGAGTCTGATGGGTGACTGGGTGGTACGGCTTCCCTCTGCAGGTTTCTGTGGGAATGAGCTAGTAGACACAACACACTGATTttgcaaaacattaaggacacctgctcttttcatgacatagattgaccaggtgaacCCAGGTGAAAACTATAATCCTtaatgatatacagtggggcaaaaaaagtatttagtcagccaccaattgtgcaagttctcccacttaaaaatatgagagaggcctgtaatgttcatcatcggtacacttcaactatgacagacaaaattagaagaaaaaaaatccagaaaatcacattgtaggattttttatgaatttatttgcaaattatggtggaaaataagtatttggtcacctcctacaaacaaacaagatttctggctctcacagacctgtaacttctttaagaggctcctctgtcttccactcattacctgtattaatggcacctgtttgaacttgttatcagtataaaagacacccgtccacaacctcaaacagtcacactccaaactccactatggccaggaccaaagagctgtcaaaggacaccagaaacaaaattgtagacctgcaccaggctggggagactgaatctgcaataggtaagcagcttggtttgaagaaatcaactgtgggagcaattattaggaaatggaagacatacaagaccactgataatctccctcgatctggggctccatgcaagatctcaccccgtggggtaaaaatgatcacaagaacggtgagcaaaaatcccagaaccacacggggggacctagtgaatgacctgcagagagctgggaccaaagtaacaaagcctaccatcagcaagggcattgaagattaaacgtggctgggtctttcagcatgacaatgatcccaaacacaccgcccaggcaacgaaagagtggcttcgtaagaagcatttcaaggtcccggagtggcctagccagtctccagatctcaaccccatagaaaatctttggagggagttgaaagtctgtgttgcccagcaacagccccaaaacatcactgctctagaggagatctgcatggaggaatgggccaaaataccagcaacagtgtgtgtgaacctcgtgaagacttacagaaaacttttgacctctgtcattgccaacaaagggtatataacaaagtattgagaaacttttgttattgaccaaatacttattttccaccataatatgcaaataaattcataaatcctacaatgtgattttctgttttttttttctcattttgtctaagtgtacctatgatgaacattacaggcctctctcatctttttaagtgggacaacttgcacaattggtggctgactaaatacttttttgccccactgtagttgttgttgtatttattttggatccccattagctttcaGTAGAAAACAAGATACTGCAGTTG
Proteins encoded in this window:
- the LOC116373433 gene encoding zinc finger protein 883-like isoform X1, with protein sequence MASVKLEDCSQTLELNVNIKDEEEEEKIGTSVSHGLELSLRPVTSTVTTNPACLSPSTLSAYPQSLGSDCDSGAQFALHDPEMASVKLEDCSQTLELNVNIKDEEEEEKIGKCVNHVDHVETFSTSREHQQEDHRAKMSHHCPHCEEIFPFLPKLKIHTGEKLYSCSECGKSFFHLGTLKQHERIHKLYTKAQKPNSCSECGKSFKTSTSLKLHQRIHTGEKPYSCSACGASFSQLGSLKNHERIHTGEKPYSCSECGKCFKRSTSLKLHQRTHTGEKPYSCSECGKCFKRSTSLKLHQRTHTGEKPYSCSACGASFSQLGSLKNHERIHTGEKPYSCSECGKCVITSTSLKVHQRTHTGEKPYSCSECGKCYKTSTSLKVHQRTHTGEKPYSCSECGKCFKTSKSLKVHQRTHTGEKPYSCSECGKCYKTSTSLKVHQRTHTGEKPYSCSECGKCFKTSTSLKVHQRTHTREKPYSCSDCGKRFSLLGILKQHERIHKGDKLYSCSVCAKCFKTSTSLKVHQRTHTGEKPYYCSECGASFSQQGHLKKHGHIHKREKPYYCSECGKKFYRLGQLKRHQCTHKGEKPHQFSQTS